In the Mus pahari chromosome 19, PAHARI_EIJ_v1.1, whole genome shotgun sequence genome, one interval contains:
- the LOC110336994 gene encoding pregnancy-specific glycoprotein 22-like isoform X2 gives MEVSSELFSNVGTPWQRVLLTASLLTCWLLPATARVTIKSLPPQVVEGENVLLYVDNLPENVLVFGWYRGMTNFRHAIVLHSLYYSASAKGLKHSGRETLYINGSLRIQNVTQEDTGYYTFQTISKHGEMISNTSLYFHVYSSLFICGHPTTLVPPSIESVPASVAAQGSVILLVHNLPKYLQSLFWYKGLIVFNKVEIARYRTAKNSSEPGPAHSGRETVYSNGSLLLQNVTWKDSGFYTLRTLNRYRKMELAHIYLQVDTSLSLCCDSAQLTIDTVPQHAAEGESVLLQVHNLPEDLQTFSWYKGVDSTQDFKIAEYSIATKSIIRGRAHSRRETGYTNGSLLLQDVTEKDTGLYTLVTIDSNVRVVTAHVQVNVHKLVTQPVMRVTDSTVRVQSSVVFTCFSDNTGVSIRWLFNNQTVQLIERMTLSPSKCQLRIHAVRKEDAGEYQCEAFNPVSSKTSLPVSLAVTNE, from the exons ATGGAGGTGTCCTCTGAACTTTTCAGCAATGTGGGTACCCCCTGGCAGAGGGTCCTGCTCACAG CCTCCCTCTTAACCTGTTGGCTCCTACCCGCCACTGCCAGAGTCACCATCAAATCCTTACCACCCCAAGTGGTTGAAGGAGAAAATGTTCTTCTATACGTTGACAATCTACCAGAGAATGTTCTAGTCTTTGGCTGGTACAGAGGAATGACAAATTTTCGGCATGCAATTGTACTGCATTCTCTGTACTATAGTGCAAGTGCGAAGGGGCTGAAGCACAGTGGCAGAGAGACATTGTACATCAACGGGTCCCTGCGGATCCAAAATGTCACTCAGGAAGACACAGGATATTACACTTTTCAAACCATAAGTAAACATGGAGAAATGATATCAAATACATCACTGTACTTTCATGTGTACT CCTCTCTTTTCATCTGTGGGCATCCTACTACCCTTGTACCTCCCAGTATTGAATCTGTGCCGGCCAGCGTTGCTGCACAGGGAAGCGTTATTCTCCTTGTTCACAATCTTCCAAAGTATCTTCAATCGCTTTTCTGGTACAAAGGGCTGATTGTATTTAACAAGGTTGAGATTGCTCGATACAGAACAGCCAAGAATTCAAGTGAGCCGGGCCCTGCCCACAGTGGTAGAGAGACAGTGTACAGCAATGGATCTCTGCTGCTCCAGAATGTCACCTGGAAAGACTCAGGATTCTACACCCTACGAACTCTGAATAGGTATCGGAAAATGGAATTAGCACACATTTACCTTCAGGTGGACA cctccctttccttGTGCTGTGACTCTGCCCAACTCACCATTGATACAGTGCCACAGCATGCTGCTGAAGGGGAAAGTGTTCTTCTCCAGGTTCATAATCTGCCAGAAGATCTGCAAACCTTTTCCTGGTACAAAGGTGTGGATAGCACTCAGGACTTTAAAATTGCAGAATATAGCATAGCGACGAAGTCCATCATCAGAGGCCGTGCACACAGCAGAAGGGAGACAGGGTACACCAATGGATCCTTGCTGCTCCAGGATGTCACTGAGAAAGACACGGGCTTGTACACACTAGTAACAATAGACAGCAATGTGAGAGTTGTAACAGCACATGTCCAAGTCAACGTCCACA AGCTTGTGACACAGCCTGTCATGAGAGTCACGGACAGCACAGTTAGAGTACAGAGCTCAGTGGTCTTCACTTGCTTCTCAGACAACACTGGAGTCTCCATCCGTTGGCTCTTCAACAATCAGACTGTACAGCTCATAGAGAGGATGACCCTGTCCCCATCAAAGTGCCAACTCAGGATACATGCTGTGAGGAAGGAGGATGCTGGAGAGTATCAATGTGAGGCCTTCAACCCAGTCAGCTCAAAGACCAGTCTCCCAGTCAGCCTGGCTGTGACGAATGAGTGA
- the LOC110336994 gene encoding pregnancy-specific glycoprotein 22-like isoform X3 has translation MEVSSELFSNVGTPWQRVLLTASLFICGHPTTLVPPSIESVPASVAAQGSVILLVHNLPKYLQSLFWYKGLIVFNKVEIARYRTAKNSSEPGPAHSGRETVYSNGSLLLQNVTWKDSGFYTLRTLNRYRKMELAHIYLQVDTSLSLCCDSAQLTIDTVPQHAAEGESVLLQVHNLPEDLQTFSWYKGVDSTQDFKIAEYSIATKSIIRGRAHSRRETGYTNGSLLLQDVTEKDTGLYTLVTIDSNVRVVTAHVQVNVHSK, from the exons ATGGAGGTGTCCTCTGAACTTTTCAGCAATGTGGGTACCCCCTGGCAGAGGGTCCTGCTCACAG CCTCTCTTTTCATCTGTGGGCATCCTACTACCCTTGTACCTCCCAGTATTGAATCTGTGCCGGCCAGCGTTGCTGCACAGGGAAGCGTTATTCTCCTTGTTCACAATCTTCCAAAGTATCTTCAATCGCTTTTCTGGTACAAAGGGCTGATTGTATTTAACAAGGTTGAGATTGCTCGATACAGAACAGCCAAGAATTCAAGTGAGCCGGGCCCTGCCCACAGTGGTAGAGAGACAGTGTACAGCAATGGATCTCTGCTGCTCCAGAATGTCACCTGGAAAGACTCAGGATTCTACACCCTACGAACTCTGAATAGGTATCGGAAAATGGAATTAGCACACATTTACCTTCAGGTGGACA cctccctttccttGTGCTGTGACTCTGCCCAACTCACCATTGATACAGTGCCACAGCATGCTGCTGAAGGGGAAAGTGTTCTTCTCCAGGTTCATAATCTGCCAGAAGATCTGCAAACCTTTTCCTGGTACAAAGGTGTGGATAGCACTCAGGACTTTAAAATTGCAGAATATAGCATAGCGACGAAGTCCATCATCAGAGGCCGTGCACACAGCAGAAGGGAGACAGGGTACACCAATGGATCCTTGCTGCTCCAGGATGTCACTGAGAAAGACACGGGCTTGTACACACTAGTAACAATAGACAGCAATGTGAGAGTTGTAACAGCACATGTCCAAGTCAACGTCCACAGTAAGTGA